Proteins encoded in a region of the Triticum dicoccoides isolate Atlit2015 ecotype Zavitan chromosome 3A, WEW_v2.0, whole genome shotgun sequence genome:
- the LOC119268137 gene encoding YTH domain-containing protein ECT1-like isoform X2: MEMAPELLYGQNVYVPTAVNSYTYGYAEVGSPMDWYNHQNSLGYDAQDVYFPAFQTDGTQCVYYATPDNGSVHPSYSPYPMDPGYIVDGSYLPQEYVPDADPTCQFQNHSMMPIVQLHNSLPMKQELGNGSMVPVKPLHTPQAPTNVLDSPMAAAKHSPKAKLSGNDCFACVGSDPQKWASAEKFQPTSKSRGQLKAHGSSNAEKHSGQRSPAIVAKSYTSRLIVGNSDGTIIIRPDQYNGNDLRVDNPYAKFFVIKSIGEADIHKSIKYGVWSSSSSGNSKLDCAYRDADRIAKRNSTKCPVFLFFSVNGSGHFCGLAEMVGPVDFHKDMDFWCQDKWTGCFPVRWHIIKDVPNYTLQNILLQNNENKPVTHSRDTQEVPYVPGISVLKILKDIKVKECLFDDFMRYEEDEARIKQCRWSKLSHNAPDFVPVSQRKSDASDLQMPKFGGVLIDRTLEIQNMSEKPHDCNGIKQQDAVEKQVGSEAGKENGHQENRFYGKQDNEKAPRSSTSQPQTSTLKMSMDGKQQYWKKVENPKPNPDGAGHGSSKLRENGVNISSAIVRLEAPEDDSIVAKVGSLTISSKTRKAEDKSPLVDVVTIGSLPIRVNKSVA; this comes from the exons ATGGAAATGGCCCCTGAATTATTGTATGGACAAAATGTATATGTTCCAACTGCTGTAAATTCCTATACATATGGTTATGCAG AAGTTGGATCACCTATGGATTGGTATAACCATCAGAACTCTCTAGGGTATGATGCTCAAGATGTTTATTTTCCG GCTTTCCAGACTGACGGCACACAGTGTGTTTACTATGCTACCCCTGACAATGGATCAGTTCATCCTTCCTACAGCCCTTACCCTATGGATCCTGGTTACATAGTTGATGGATCTTATCTGCCACAAGAATATGTCCCTGATGCTGACCCTACATGCCAA TTTCAGAATCACTCAATGATGCCAATTGTTCAGTTGCATAACTCACTTCCAATGAAGCAAGAGCTGGGAAATGGGTCCATGGTGCCTGTTAAACCTCTTCATACCCCACAG GCACCTACAAATGTGCTTGACAGTCCAATGGCTGCTGCCAAGCATTCACCAAAGGCAAAATTATCTGGAAATGATTGTTTTGCGTGTGTCGGATCTGATCCTCAGAAGTGGGCTTCAGCTGAGAAATTTCAGCCTACTTCGAAGTCGCGTGGTCAACTAAAGGCACATGGCTCTAGTAATGCGGAGAAACATAGCGGCCAAAGGTCACCAGCCATAGTTGCAAAATCCTACACGTCAAGGCTGATTGTTGGGAACTCAGATGGGACAATCATTATAAGACCTGACCAATACAACGGTAATGACCTCCGAGTGGACAATCCCTATGCAAAGTTCTTCGTTATCAAGTCAATTGGTGAGGCGGATATCCACAAATCAATTAAGTATGGTGTATGGTCTAGTTCCTCCAGTGGAAATAGCAAGCTGGATTGCGCATATAGGGATGCTGACCGAATAGCTAAGCGGAATTCTACAAAGTGTCCAGTTTTTCTGTTCTTTTCT GTGAATGGTAGCGGGCACTTTTGTGGCTTGGCCGAGATGGTTGGTCCTGTCGATTTTCATAAGGACATGGACTTCTGGTGCCAGGATAAATGGACTGGTTGCTTTCCTGTAAGATGGCATATAATCAAAGACGTACCTAACTATACTTTGCAGAATATCTTGCTTCAGAATAATGAAAATAAGCCTGTCACACACAGCAGAGATACCCAAGAG GTCCCATATGTTCCTGGAATATCTGTGCTCAAGATCTTGAAGGATATCAAAGTGAAGGAGTGCCTATTTGACGATTTTATGAGATACGAGGAAGATGAAGCAAGAATTAAGCAGTGCAGATGGTCCAAGTTGAGTCACAATGCTCCAGATTTTGTGCCTGTCTCACAGCGTAAGAGCGATGCCTCAGATCTTCAGATGCCAAAATTTGGTGGTGTGCTGATAGACAGAACATTGGAGATACAGAACATGTCAGAGAAGCCACATGATTGTAATGGCATCAAACAACAGGATGCTGTTGAAAAACAAGTTGGTAGTGAGGCTGGGAAAGAAAATGGGCATCAAGAAAACCGTTTTTATGGCAAGCAGGATAATGaaaaagcgcctagatcttcaacTAGCCAGCCACAAACTTCAACCTTGAAAATGAGCATGGATGGGAAGCAACAATACTGGAAGAAGGTGGAAAACCCTAAACCGAATCCTGATGGTGCTGGACATGGATCGTCAAAATTGCGTGAGAACGGAGTTAATATTAGCTCGGCAATTGTCAGATTGGAGGCACCTGAAGATGATTCAATTGTTGCGAAAGTTGGTTCTCTTACAATCAGTTCCAAGACAAGGAAGGCTGAAGATAAGAGTCCCTTGGTTGATGTTGTGACCATTGGCTCGTTGCCAATCCGggtcaacaaatctgttgcttag
- the LOC119268137 gene encoding uncharacterized protein LOC119268137 isoform X1, protein MEMAPELLYGQNVYVPTAVNSYTYGYAEVGSPMDWYNHQNSLGYDAQDVYFPAFQTDGTQCVYYATPDNGSVHPSYSPYPMDPGYIVDGSYLPQEYVPDADPTCQVVPSSYYIPSVLPYAVDSVLGITATSLHPSSVAFIPSMPAYAVTSTNHVLPSMALVAPKNDVVVNPPVQSTIVSSKQFQNHSMMPIVQLHNSLPMKQELGNGSMVPVKPLHTPQAPTNVLDSPMAAAKHSPKAKLSGNDCFACVGSDPQKWASAEKFQPTSKSRGQLKAHGSSNAEKHSGQRSPAIVAKSYTSRLIVGNSDGTIIIRPDQYNGNDLRVDNPYAKFFVIKSIGEADIHKSIKYGVWSSSSSGNSKLDCAYRDADRIAKRNSTKCPVFLFFSVNGSGHFCGLAEMVGPVDFHKDMDFWCQDKWTGCFPVRWHIIKDVPNYTLQNILLQNNENKPVTHSRDTQEVPYVPGISVLKILKDIKVKECLFDDFMRYEEDEARIKQCRWSKLSHNAPDFVPVSQRKSDASDLQMPKFGGVLIDRTLEIQNMSEKPHDCNGIKQQDAVEKQVGSEAGKENGHQENRFYGKQDNEKAPRSSTSQPQTSTLKMSMDGKQQYWKKVENPKPNPDGAGHGSSKLRENGVNISSAIVRLEAPEDDSIVAKVGSLTISSKTRKAEDKSPLVDVVTIGSLPIRVNKSVA, encoded by the exons ATGGAAATGGCCCCTGAATTATTGTATGGACAAAATGTATATGTTCCAACTGCTGTAAATTCCTATACATATGGTTATGCAG AAGTTGGATCACCTATGGATTGGTATAACCATCAGAACTCTCTAGGGTATGATGCTCAAGATGTTTATTTTCCG GCTTTCCAGACTGACGGCACACAGTGTGTTTACTATGCTACCCCTGACAATGGATCAGTTCATCCTTCCTACAGCCCTTACCCTATGGATCCTGGTTACATAGTTGATGGATCTTATCTGCCACAAGAATATGTCCCTGATGCTGACCCTACATGCCAAGTAGTTCCCTCATCTTATTACATTCCATCTGTTCTTCCTTATGCAGTAGATAGTGTCCTAGGAATCACTGCCACATCTCTCCACCCATCTAGTGTTGCATTCATTCCAAGCATGCCAGCTTATGCTGTAACATCCACAAATCATGTGTTACCTTCGATGGCTCTTGTTGCCCCGAAAAATGATGTTGTCGTGAATCCGCCTGTACAATCAACAATTGTCTCTTCAAAGCAGTTTCAGAATCACTCAATGATGCCAATTGTTCAGTTGCATAACTCACTTCCAATGAAGCAAGAGCTGGGAAATGGGTCCATGGTGCCTGTTAAACCTCTTCATACCCCACAG GCACCTACAAATGTGCTTGACAGTCCAATGGCTGCTGCCAAGCATTCACCAAAGGCAAAATTATCTGGAAATGATTGTTTTGCGTGTGTCGGATCTGATCCTCAGAAGTGGGCTTCAGCTGAGAAATTTCAGCCTACTTCGAAGTCGCGTGGTCAACTAAAGGCACATGGCTCTAGTAATGCGGAGAAACATAGCGGCCAAAGGTCACCAGCCATAGTTGCAAAATCCTACACGTCAAGGCTGATTGTTGGGAACTCAGATGGGACAATCATTATAAGACCTGACCAATACAACGGTAATGACCTCCGAGTGGACAATCCCTATGCAAAGTTCTTCGTTATCAAGTCAATTGGTGAGGCGGATATCCACAAATCAATTAAGTATGGTGTATGGTCTAGTTCCTCCAGTGGAAATAGCAAGCTGGATTGCGCATATAGGGATGCTGACCGAATAGCTAAGCGGAATTCTACAAAGTGTCCAGTTTTTCTGTTCTTTTCT GTGAATGGTAGCGGGCACTTTTGTGGCTTGGCCGAGATGGTTGGTCCTGTCGATTTTCATAAGGACATGGACTTCTGGTGCCAGGATAAATGGACTGGTTGCTTTCCTGTAAGATGGCATATAATCAAAGACGTACCTAACTATACTTTGCAGAATATCTTGCTTCAGAATAATGAAAATAAGCCTGTCACACACAGCAGAGATACCCAAGAG GTCCCATATGTTCCTGGAATATCTGTGCTCAAGATCTTGAAGGATATCAAAGTGAAGGAGTGCCTATTTGACGATTTTATGAGATACGAGGAAGATGAAGCAAGAATTAAGCAGTGCAGATGGTCCAAGTTGAGTCACAATGCTCCAGATTTTGTGCCTGTCTCACAGCGTAAGAGCGATGCCTCAGATCTTCAGATGCCAAAATTTGGTGGTGTGCTGATAGACAGAACATTGGAGATACAGAACATGTCAGAGAAGCCACATGATTGTAATGGCATCAAACAACAGGATGCTGTTGAAAAACAAGTTGGTAGTGAGGCTGGGAAAGAAAATGGGCATCAAGAAAACCGTTTTTATGGCAAGCAGGATAATGaaaaagcgcctagatcttcaacTAGCCAGCCACAAACTTCAACCTTGAAAATGAGCATGGATGGGAAGCAACAATACTGGAAGAAGGTGGAAAACCCTAAACCGAATCCTGATGGTGCTGGACATGGATCGTCAAAATTGCGTGAGAACGGAGTTAATATTAGCTCGGCAATTGTCAGATTGGAGGCACCTGAAGATGATTCAATTGTTGCGAAAGTTGGTTCTCTTACAATCAGTTCCAAGACAAGGAAGGCTGAAGATAAGAGTCCCTTGGTTGATGTTGTGACCATTGGCTCGTTGCCAATCCGggtcaacaaatctgttgcttag